The following proteins are co-located in the Triticum aestivum cultivar Chinese Spring chromosome 1A, IWGSC CS RefSeq v2.1, whole genome shotgun sequence genome:
- the LOC123055106 gene encoding transcription termination factor MTERF5, chloroplastic yields MFASICRRRLALRIHQIAGGGGRTNPLEFIPGTIPLAHCYSSPAVAEVPSSEPCPDTVSYLISCGLSPAAAGAATNSQHLRIRSTDKADAVRAILKLYGFADADIVRTLRSAPVLLVVDPERVLRPKLDFFASLGFETHKLATEPLLLARSLDKHLVPAIQFLRGIIGSDDDLRRAFHRVPRGLAVDLDNNMRPAVEALRRGGLAEADISKLLVIRLGVLLSSRDRISEIFEELKAMGMSVLDPRFLYCFRAMSGVKRDSWLRKMAFYQSFGLSEGELLQAFKKQPTIFLFADESINKKVRFLLDELKLGISDVIARPVVLGYSLEKCILPRCAVLSVLMREGRIRRDIKLLQALLGSSRNFETRYVLRHADDVPDVVKAYQGKIKFEGFK; encoded by the coding sequence ATGTTCGCCTCCATCTGCCGGCGGCGGCTCGCCCTCCGAATCCATCAAATCGCTGGCGGTGGCGGCAGGACAAACCCCCTCGAGTTCATCCCTGGCACCATCCCTCTCGCCCACTGCTACTCCTCGCCCGCCGTCGCCGAAGTCCCGAGCTCGGAGCCCTGCCCCGACACCGTTTCCTACCTCATCTCGTGCGGCCTCTCCCCCGCCGCCGCTGGCGCGGCCACCAACTCTCAACACCTCCGCATCCGCTCCACCGACAAGGCCGACGCTGTGCGCGCCATCCTCAAGCTCTATGGCTTCGCCGACGCGGACATCGTCCGGACGTTGCGCAGCGCCCCGGTTCTCCTCGTCGTTGACCCCGAGCGGGTCCTCCGCCCCAAGCTCGACTTTTTCGCCTCCCTAGGTTTCGAGACCCACAAGCTCGCCACCGAGCCTTTGCTGCTCGCACGCAGCCTCGACAAGCACCTCGTCCCCGCCATCCAGTTCCTCCGCGGGATCATCGGCAGCGACGACGACCTCCGCCGCGCTTTTCACCGCGTCCCCCGCGGCCTCGCTGTGGACCTCGACAACAACATGCGCCCCGCCGTGGAAGCTCTCCGCCGCGGCGGCCTCGCAGAGGCCGACATTTCGAAGCTGCTCGTCATCCGGTTGGGCGTGCTCTTGTCGTCACGGGATCGCATCAGCGAAATCTTTGAGGAACTCAAGGCGATGGGCATGTCCGTCCTGGACCCACGCTTCCTCTACTGCTTCCGTGCGATGTCCGGTGTTAAGAGGGACTCATGGCTGCGGAAAATGGCATTTTACCAGAGCTTCGGGCTGTCAGAGGGTGAGTTGCTGCAGGCCTTCAAGAAGCAGCCCACGATATTCCTTTTCGCCGATGAGAGCATAAACAAGAAGGTCCGGTTCCTGCTGGACGAGCTGAAGCTTGGAATAAGTGATGTAATTGCGCGGCCTGTAGTTCTAGGTTATAGCTTGGAGAAGTGCATCCTGCCGAGGTGTGCCGTGCTGAGTGTGTTGATGAGGGAGGGGAGGATTCGGAGAGATATCAAATTGCTTCAGGCATTGCTTGGCAGTTCCAGGAATTTCGAGACCAGGTATGTGTTGAGGCATGCTGATGATGTGCCAGATGTTGTTAAGGCATATCAGGGTAAGATCAAATTTGAAGGATTCAAATAG